The Corvus hawaiiensis isolate bCorHaw1 chromosome 7, bCorHaw1.pri.cur, whole genome shotgun sequence genome contains a region encoding:
- the COL6A1 gene encoding collagen alpha-1(VI) chain: protein MRLRDFLLTLLLPAGFLWGGSCAQRPEIITQVSSAEDCPVDLFFVLDTSESVALRVKPFGDLVTQVKDFTNRFIDKLTQRYYRCDRNLVWNAGALHYSDEVVLIKGLTPMPSGQSELKNRVSSINYIGKGTYTDCAIKRGIEELLIGGSHHKENKYLIVVTDGHPLEGYKEPCGGLDDAANEAKLLGIKVFSVAISPNHLDQRLNIIATDHAYRRNFTATSLKPTREIDVEETINTIIDMIKLNTEQLCCSFECQPPRGPPGPAGDPGHEGERGKPGLPGQKGEAGDPGRPGDMGPAGYQGMKGDKGSRGEKGSRGAKGAKGEKGRRGIDGIDGMKGEAGYPGLPGCKGSPGFDGAQGPPGPKGDPGAFGPKGAKGEPGNDGKPGRQGIPGNPGEKGAPGNQGEPGPAGETGDEGAPGEDGPPGERGTNGERGTPGSPGDRGPRGELGEPGPPGDQGREGPPGPPGDQGEPGPPGPKGYRGDDGPPGSEGPKGLPGAPGLPGDPGLMGERGEDGPPGNGTIGFTGAPGQPGDRGNPGTNGTKGYVGPKGDEGEAGDPGNDNLTPGPSGIKGAKGHRGREGPPGPPGPVGPPGPDECEILDIIMKMCSCCECTCGPVDLLFVLDSSESIGLQNFQIAKDFIIKVIDRLSKDERVKFEPGESRVGVVQYSHDNTQELVAMGDANIDNIGALKQAVKNLQWIAGGTYTGEALQFTKDNLLRRFTSDKRVAIVITDGRSDTLRDPTPLNSLCDVTPVVSLGIGDIFRNPPNPDHLNDIACLSRPTRPGLSIQRDNYAELLDDTFLQNITSYVCQEKKCPDYTCPITFTEPADITLLVDSSTSVGSKNFETTKKFVKRLAGRFLEAGKPADDSVRISVVQYSSRNQQKVEAQFLYNYTVIAKAIDNMEFMNDATDVNSALQFITELYRRSARAVAKKRVLVFSDGHSQGITARAIERAVQDAQKANIEIYVLAVGSQANEPNIRVLVTGKSADYDVAYGERHLFRVPDYASLLRGVFYQTVSRKIAVD, encoded by the exons ATGAGGCTGCGAGACTTTCTGCTCACTCTGCTGCTCCCGGCCGGCTTCCTGTGGGGGGGCTCATGTGCTCAGCGCCCAGAAATCATCACCCAGGTCTCAAGCGCAGAAG ACTGCCCTGTGGACCTGTTCTTCGTCCTGGACACCTCAGAGAGCGTTGCCCTGAGGGTGAAGCCCTTTGGGGACCTGGTTACCCAAGTGAAAGATTTCACCAACCGGTTCATTGATAAGCTGACCCAGAG GTACTACCGCTGCGACCGCAACCTGGTGTGGAACGCGGGAGCGCTGCACTACAGCGACGAGGTGGTGCTCATCAAGGGCCTGACGCCGATGCCCAGCGGGCAGAGCGAGCTGAAGAACCGCGTGTCATCCATCAACTACATCGGGAAGGGCACCTACACCGACTGCGCCATAAAGCGCGGCATCGAGGAGCTGCTCATCGG GGGTTCCCATCACAAGGAGAATAAATACCTGATCGTGGTGACTGATGGACACCCCTTGGAAGGTTACAAGGAGCCCTGTGGGGGCCTGGATGATGCTGCCAACGAAGCCAAACTCTTGGGGATCAAAGTGTTCTCCGTTGCCATCTCCCCCAACCACCTG gaCCAGCGGCTGAACATCATCGCCACGGACCACGCCTACCGCCGCAACTTCACCGCCACCAGCCTGAAGCCCACCCGGGAGATCGATGTGGAGGAGACCATCAACACCATCATCGACATGATA AAACTGAACACGGAGCAATTG tgctgctccttCGAGTGCCAG CCTCCCCGAGGGCCCCCTGGACCTGCTGGTGACCCAGGCCATGAG GGAGAACGAGGCAAGCCAGGTCTTCCCGGCCAgaaaggagaggctggagacCCA GGCAGGCCAGGAGACATGGGACCTGCTGGCTACCAAGGAATGAAG GGTGACAAAGGAAGCCGAGGAGAGAAG ggctcAAGAGGAGCCAAAGGAGCCAAG GGTGAGAAAGGCAGGCGTGGAATCGATGGCATCGATGGCATGAAG GGTGAAGCTGGATACCCCGGATTACCTGGCTGCAAAGGCTCACCTGGATTCGAC GGAGCTCAAGGCCCACCCGGACCAAAGGGAGATCCCGGTGCTTTTGGACCCAAGGGAGCAAAG GGGGAGCCCGGGAATGACGGAAAGCCTGGCCGACAGGGGATTCCTGGCAACCCTGGAGAGAAG GGCGCTCCTGGGAACCAGGGTGAGCCTGGACCAGCAGGAGAGACTGGTGACGAG GGTGCTCCAGGTGAGGATGGTCCTCCTGGAGAACGG GGCACCAATGGAGAGAGAGGAACCCCGGGCTCGCCGGGTGACCGCGGGCCGAGAGGAGAGCTG GGAGAGCCCGGACCACCTGGTGACCAAGGGCGGGAAGGACCCCCCGGACCACCTGGCGACCAG GGTGAGCCCGGACCCCCAGGACCCAAAGGCTACAGGGGAGATGACGGCCCCCCCGGCAGTGAG GGCCCAAAGGGATtgcctggagctcctgggctGCCTGGAGACCCTGGGCTGATGGGAGAAAGG GGGGAGGATGGTCCTCCTGGGAACGGCACAATTGGATTCACAGGTGCCCCA gggcagccaggagACAGAGGCAACCCTGGCACTAAT GGAACAAAAGGCTATGTCGGACCTAAAGGTGATGAAGGAGAAGCTGGCGACCCTGGCAATGAT AACCTGACCCCTGGGCCCAGTGGCATCAAAGGAGCAAAGGGCCACAGGGGACGTGAAGGTCCCCCG GGACCACCAGGACCTGTGGGGCCTCCAGGACCAGAT gAATGTGAAATCTTGGACATCATCATGAAGATGTGCT CTTGCTGCG AGTGCACCTGTGGTCCCGTCGACCTCCTGTTTGTGTTGGACAGCTCGGAGAGCATTGGCCTGCAGAACTTCCAGATTGCCAAGGACTTCATCATCAAAGTCATCGACCGCCTGAGCAAGGACGAGCGGGTCAAG TTTGAACCTGGAGAGTCCCGTGTGGGTGTTGTGCAGTACAGCCATGACAACACACAGGAGCTGGTGGCCATGGGGGATGCCAACATCGACAACATTGGAGCACTCAAGCA GGCAGTCAAGAACCTGCAGTGGATCGCTGGGGGCACCTACACTGGGGAGGCCCTGCAGTTCACCAAGGACAACCTGCTGCGGAGGTTCACGTCCGACAAGCGCGTGGCCATCGTCATCACGGACGGGCGCTCCGACACCCTGCGGGACCCCACCCCACTCAACTCCCTGTGCGATGTCACCCCG GTGGTTTCCCTTGGAATAGGTGACATTTTCCGGAACCCACCAAATCCAGATCACCTGAATGACATCGCTTGTTTAAGCAGACCGACCAGGCCGGGACTGTCCATTCAAAGGGACAATTATGCCGAGCTCCTGGATGACACCTTCTTGCAGAACATCACCTCATATGTCTGCCAAG AGAAGAAATGTCCTGACTACACCTGCCCAA TCACCTTCACCGAGCCAGCAGACATCACGCTGCTGGTGGACAGCTCCACCAGTGTGGGGAGCAAGAACTTTGAGACCACCAAGAAGTTTGTGAAGCGGCTGGCAGGGCGGTTCCTGGAGGCCGGCAAGCCCGCCGACGACTCCGTGCGCATCTCGGTGGTGCAGTACAGCAGCCGGAACCAGCAGAAAGTGGAAGCTCAGTTCCTGTACAACTACACGGTCATTGCCAAGGCCATTGACAACATGGAGTTTATGAATGACGCCACGGACGTGAACTCTGCTCTGCAGTTCATCACAGAGCTGTACCGGCGCTCCGCCCGCGCCGTGGCCAAGAAGAGGGTGCTGGTGTTTTCTGACGGACACTCCCAAGGGATCACTGCCAGGGCCATCGAGAGGGCTGTGCAGGACGCACAGAAGGCTAACATCGAGATCTACGTGCTGGCAGTGGGCAGCCAAGCCAACGAGCCAAACATCCGTGTCCTGGTCACGGGAAAGAGCGCGGATTACGACGTGGCCTATGGGGAGCGGCACCTTTTCCGCGTGCCTGACTACGCCTCTCTGCTGCGTGGTGTCTTCTACCAAACTGTGTCCAGGAAGATAGCTGTTGACTGA